ATGTTTGAGAAAATGAATAAAAAAGATTTGGATTTTTGGGGAATAACAAAACATCATGAAGTAGATTTCGATGTTTTTGAAACATGTAAATATGGATATATACCAGAACATATACAATCAAGTTTTTTAGTTATTAGAAATTCTTTGTTAAAGACAAAAGATTATCAAGATATGTGGGAAAATATGCCAATGATAAATTCTTATGCTGAATCAGTAGGATTATATGAGGCTATTTTTACAAAAGAATTTAATGAAAAAGGCTACAAATCTGATGTTTATATTGATACAACTGATTTAGAAGGATATACAAGATATCCTTTGATGATGATGTCAGATGAATTGATAATAAATAGAAGATGTCCAATAATAAAGTTAAAATCTTTTTCACAAAATTATATGGATATATTAACAGATACATTTGGTTATTGTACTTTAGATTCATATAATTTTATAGAAAAGAAAACGGATTATAATACAGATTTAATATGGGAAAATATATTAAGAACTTCAAATATGGCTTCTATAAAAAGATTAATGCATTTAAATTATATACTACCAACCGAATATAAAAAGAATAAAATAGATATTAGTGATGATAAGATATTATTAATTTTTAATATATATTTTGAGGATTTAATAGATGAAGCTATAAGATATATGAAATCAATGCCTCTGAATTCTGATATATTAATAACAATTTCGAAAAAAGAATTAAAAGAGATATTGAAAGAAAAAATAAAAGAGTTACCATATAAAAATATAGAAATAAAAATAATAGAGAATCGTGGAAGAGATGTATCGTCATTTTTAGTTGGTGCTAAAGATAGAGTTATGAATTATGATTATGTTTGTTTTATGCATGATAAAAAAGATTATGAACAAATAGAACTTCTACAATCTTTTTCTTTTAGACACAGATGCTATGAAGGTAATTTATCAAGTAAAGAATATGTCATGAATATATTAGAGGTATTTAAAAAGAACAAAAGATTAGGAATATTAATGCCACCACCACCAAATCATGGAAATTATTTTCACATGATAGGAAATGAATGGGAAAATAATTTAAAGGAAACAGAAGCATTAGCAAAAAAATTAGGATTAAAAGTTCCTATATATTGGAGAGAAGAGCCAATAAGTCCATTAGGAACAATGTTTTGGTTTAGACCAAAAGCAATGAAAAAATTATTTGATTATGATTGGAAATATGAAGATATCTCAAGAATTGCTAATCTAAAAAACGGAATCCCGATGAAAGTGATAGAACGCGTATATGGTTTTGTTGTTCAAGATGCTGGATATTATGGAGCTTGGATAATGACAGAAAATATGGCAAGAATAGAGTTGACAAATTTAAATTATTCAATCAGAGAAATAAATCAATCTATATTTATGAAAAATTTTACAACAAGTTTATATGGAGTTATTACAGTTATTAATGATTATCAAAATAAATTATTTTCTAAGACTAATTTTTTTAATAAAAATGTTGAAAAAATAGAAGAAGAAAATAAAGAAAATTTAGAAAAAGATTTAAATTTTAAAGTTAAAGAAAATTTAGAGATTAGTAAAGAGAAAATAATAGTTTTAGAAAATGTTTCTATGGAATTTAAAATAACAAAAGAGAGAATATTTTCATTAAAAGAATTTTTTATAAATTTTTTAAAAAATAATTTAATATTTGAAAAGTTTAAAGCTTTAGATGAGATAAATTTAGAGATTTTTAAAGGCGATGTAATTGGAATAATAGGAGATAATGGTTCGGGAAAAAGTACTTTGCTTAAAGTAATATCTGGAATTATAAATCCTTCAAAAGGTAAAGTTACTGTTAAAGGTGCAATTTCACCATTAATAGAATTAGGAGCTGGTTTTGATGCGGAACTTTCGGGACGTGAAAATATATTTTTAAATGGTTATATTTTAGGATACAGTAAAAAAATTTTAGAGGAAAAAATAGATGAAATTATAGAATTTTCAGAATTAAAAGAATTTATAGATACACCACTTAAAAATTATTCGTCTGGAATGGTAGCTAGATTAGGATTTTCAATTGCAACAATAGTAGAACCAGAAATTTTAATTGTTGATGAAATTCTTTCGGTAGGTGATATAAAATTTCAGAAAAAAAGTGAAAAAAGGATAAAAGATCTTATGAAAAAAGGTTCTACTGTAATTTTTGTCTCACATTCAATAGACCAAATAGAGCAAATATGTGATAGAGTTATTTGGTTAGAAAAAGGAAAAATAAAAAAAATAGGTAAATCAGAAGAAATATGTCAAGAATATAGAGATAATTCATTTTCAGGAGGTAAATAGATGAATAAGCAAATATTAGTTACAGGAGCAAATGGATATATAGGAAAACATGTAGTAGAATGGTTACTTAATAATAATTATGATGTTTTAGCTACGGATATTTGTTTAGACAGAGTTGATGATAGAGCTCAAAAAAAAATTATAAACATATTTGAAAATTCAGAAGATTTTTCAGAAGTATTTAAAAATGTAGGTGTGTGTATTCACTTAGCATGGAGAAATGGATTTGTACATAATTCACTTACACATCTTCAGGATATACCGAAGCATTATGAATTTTTGAAAAAAATGAGTAACATTGGGATAAAGAATATAAATGTTATAGGAACAATGCATGAAATAGGATATTGGGAAGGTGAAATAACAGAGGAAACGCCAACAAATCCTATTTCACTTTATGGAATAGCTAAAAATTCTTTAAGACAATCTTTAATGATTTTGGAGAAAAATGAAAATATAGATTTAAAGTGGTTAAGAGTATACTATATTCAAGGAGATGACAAAAATAATAAGTCAATTTTTGCAAAAATTTTACAAAAAGAAAATGAAAAAGCGGATAAATTTCCATTCTCTACAGGTAAGAATAAATACGACTTTATAAGTGTATATGAATTAGCAGAAATGATTTCAAAAGCCTCTTTGCAAACAGAGATAAAGGGTATTATAAATTGTTGTTCTGGGAATCCAATTAGCTTAAAAGAAAAAGTTGAAAATTTTTTGAGAGAAAATAATTTAAAAATAAAACTTGAATATGGTGCATTTCCTGATAGAGAATATGATTCGCCAGCTATATGGGGAAATAATGCTGCAATATTAAAGATATTAAATAAGTAGACATCTGAAAGGAGAAAAAT
This genomic stretch from Leptotrichia sp. oral taxon 218 harbors:
- a CDS encoding NAD(P)-dependent oxidoreductase; its protein translation is MNKQILVTGANGYIGKHVVEWLLNNNYDVLATDICLDRVDDRAQKKIINIFENSEDFSEVFKNVGVCIHLAWRNGFVHNSLTHLQDIPKHYEFLKKMSNIGIKNINVIGTMHEIGYWEGEITEETPTNPISLYGIAKNSLRQSLMILEKNENIDLKWLRVYYIQGDDKNNKSIFAKILQKENEKADKFPFSTGKNKYDFISVYELAEMISKASLQTEIKGIINCCSGNPISLKEKVENFLRENNLKIKLEYGAFPDREYDSPAIWGNNAAILKILNK
- a CDS encoding rhamnan synthesis F family protein, translated to MILNKKKVKRLVIFLFYDKEGIVDNYIPTFFEGLKEFYDKLCFVANGKLQEEGRKKVEKYVTDFIVRENKGFDVWGYKEGLEFYGWEELENYDEIILMNYTIFGPIYPFSEMFEKMNKKDLDFWGITKHHEVDFDVFETCKYGYIPEHIQSSFLVIRNSLLKTKDYQDMWENMPMINSYAESVGLYEAIFTKEFNEKGYKSDVYIDTTDLEGYTRYPLMMMSDELIINRRCPIIKLKSFSQNYMDILTDTFGYCTLDSYNFIEKKTDYNTDLIWENILRTSNMASIKRLMHLNYILPTEYKKNKIDISDDKILLIFNIYFEDLIDEAIRYMKSMPLNSDILITISKKELKEILKEKIKELPYKNIEIKIIENRGRDVSSFLVGAKDRVMNYDYVCFMHDKKDYEQIELLQSFSFRHRCYEGNLSSKEYVMNILEVFKKNKRLGILMPPPPNHGNYFHMIGNEWENNLKETEALAKKLGLKVPIYWREEPISPLGTMFWFRPKAMKKLFDYDWKYEDISRIANLKNGIPMKVIERVYGFVVQDAGYYGAWIMTENMARIELTNLNYSIREINQSIFMKNFTTSLYGVITVINDYQNKLFSKTNFFNKNVEKIEEENKENLEKDLNFKVKENLEISKEKIIVLENVSMEFKITKERIFSLKEFFINFLKNNLIFEKFKALDEINLEIFKGDVIGIIGDNGSGKSTLLKVISGIINPSKGKVTVKGAISPLIELGAGFDAELSGRENIFLNGYILGYSKKILEEKIDEIIEFSELKEFIDTPLKNYSSGMVARLGFSIATIVEPEILIVDEILSVGDIKFQKKSEKRIKDLMKKGSTVIFVSHSIDQIEQICDRVIWLEKGKIKKIGKSEEICQEYRDNSFSGGK